In Miscanthus floridulus cultivar M001 chromosome 5, ASM1932011v1, whole genome shotgun sequence, one genomic interval encodes:
- the LOC136450190 gene encoding glutenin, high molecular weight subunit DX5-like, with translation MGFDNECILSIQSLPGEYFCPVCRTLVYPNEALQSQCTHLYCKSCLAYVVATTQACPYDGYLVTEADSKPLMESNKTLAETIGKVAVYCLYNKSGCQWHGELSACITHGTTCAYGNSPVVCNRCGTQIVHRQVQEHAQLCHGLQSQTQQADGSQVQLAASTTQPVTQDPSLASAVSAAAAATTLPKPSSTTATAVTDSATATGGAAGATTAAVPSSAASTFASQTPTAEQWYQQQQQLQYSQYYQQQHPGSNPYMQQYQQYDQYQQVYQQYMQPPMQVPSQNVVPGSAQPASYVQPQVQSSQLMMQAQSQPQVHPLTSQPQLQQHPVQPQPQSHPHLSHVQAPAGQSQLHQPIQSAQVPQLQPSQVPLQPSGLQVQPAAHPSAPTQFGNQQFATQATARQVHPHVQAQPLQQQHIVAQQQHPHLQLQALPPQQNIQPQMQLNSQVQLQPPHVQQQAYPQPQAYPQQTHLHPQNVSYTQQQTPQGALLQPVHVSHQQAHVSHHPAPMRPPLPGQQPALQPQGIQHTTQHENHIGFHAQWPPMHSNIPSQAPPQGLPAHSSVSSQSVQPYQQGMSSSQQVHSQPGQPYTQQHVTGNTGQHVQTSAGRSMTHLAPTLQFQHQQPAAALRTESPAAGHPIGQGSLDLEKNTSKSGKSENATNAVSENKNSGAESAVMRPTKLQSGDENMNSEQNGFVSVRNAVQTGTVSHGLDGSVRRDGNTHQTGNSHGPVVQGVKDHKASDASTNHEKGQSFQQASLQNAGALGSFVPPGVVSRHPSGPDKMLPQHMMNPGHKHGFSENIRPPLQQPYGLFHSGTIPRPFGENQVQMPMSQPGGIRPSDGMIRPRVVGALPGHHGAVLPPFDLERLGQPHPLGMLNSNDFGGEGFNTSGGAAYPGRHDNIKDDRKHFPVPALLDGQGLQRDPRHFERALGRPDGFLDSVPGRPPFPNHRSAGLHEDFPRKQSATASHTDFLSHGAEFDHHRAIGMPNFRNPGPFAQGTSGGPGGPPKTQLGSGNLPGNLQHSFEGPDFPQAPFNLGDMHPGDPQLVADYSQHGFPKTAAHFGLGGFLRNGNSDWCRICMFNCGSAENLDMHVQTREHQQCAMDIVLKMKQDVAKRPKLNYGGPKSFNNKKVSGKGHFRGNRR, from the exons ATGGGGTTTGATAATGAATGTATCTTGAGTATTCAATCCCTTCCTGGTGAATATTTCTGCCCTGTTTGCCGGACACTCGTATATCCCAATGAGGCCCTACAAAGTCAATGCACACATCTCTACTGCAAATCCTGCTTGGCGTATGTAGTGGCAACCACACAAGCCTGTCCTTATGATGGATACCTTGTAACAGAAGCTGATTCGAAG CCTCTTATGGAATCAAATAAAACCCTTGCTGAGACTATTGGCAAAGTCGCGGTCTATTGCCTGTATAATAAGAGTGGCTGCCAATGGCATGGAGAGCTATCTGCCTGTATCACACATGGTACTACTTGCGCATATGGGAACTCTCCTGTTGTTTGCAATCGTTGTGGGACACAAATTGTGCATCGTCAAGTGCaagaacatgctcaactctgCCAT GGCTTACAATCTCAAACCCAACAAGCTGATGGTAGTCAGGTACAGCTAGCGGCGTCAACAACTCAGCCAGTCACCCAAGATCCATCACTTGCCTCAGCTGTAtctgctgcagctgcagctacaacCCTACCAAAGCCATCTTCAACTACAGCCACAGCTGTAACAGATTCTGCAACAGCAACAGGAGGGGCAGCTGGTGCAACCACAGCAGCAGTGCCTTCTTCAGCTGCATCTACTTTTGCTTCCCAAACTCCAACAGCTGAGCAGTggtaccagcagcagcagcagctccaatACTCACAATACTACCAGCAGCAGCACCCTGGATCCAACCCTTACATGCAGCAATATCAACAGTATGACCAATACCAGCAGGTGTATCAGCAATACATGCAACCTCCAATGCAAGTACCATCCCAAAATGTGGTGCCAGGATCTGCACAACCTGCTTCTTATGTTCAGCCTCAAGTGCAGTCCTCTCAGCTGATGATGCAAGCCCAAAGTCAGCCCCAGGTCCATCCATTGACAAGTCAACCACAGCTTCAGCAGCATCCGGTTCAACCCCAACCCCAAAGTCACCCTCATCTTTCCCATGTTCAAGCACCTGCAGGTCAGTCGCAGCTTCATCAACCAATTCAGTCAGCCCAAGTTCCACAGCTCCAACCAAGTCAAGTTCCTCTCCAACCATCTGGTCTCCAAGTACAACCTGCAGCACATCCATCTGCTCCTACTCAATTTGGTAACCAGCAATTTGCTACTCAAGCAACGGCTCGTCAGGTGCACCCACATGTACAAGCTCAACCTCTGCAGCAGCAACATATTGTTGCACAGCAACAACATCCACATCTGCAACTGCAAGCTTTACCTCCACAGCAAAATATTCAACCTCAGATGCAGCTAAACTCTCAAGTTCAGCTCCAGCCTCCACATGTCCAGCAGCAAGCTTACCCACAACCTCAGGCCTATCCTCAACAAACACATTTGCACCCCCAGAATGTTTCATATACACAGCAGCAAACACCACAAGGTGCTCTTTTGCAACCTGTACATGTGTCCCACCAACAAGCACATGTTTCTCATCATCCTGCACCGATGCGTCCTCCATTGCCAGGCCAACAGCCAGCTTTGCAGCCTCAAGGAATCCAACATACAACACAACATGAAAACCATATTGGGTTTCATGCTCAGTGGCCACCAATGCATTCCAACATCCCTTCCCAGGCACCACCACAGGGATTGCCCGCGCACTCATCTGTTTCCTCACAATCAGTTCAACCATACCAGCAAGGAATGTCCTCATCACAACAGGTGCATTCCCAACCTGGTCAGCCTTATACACAACAGCATGTTACTGGCAATACTGGACAACACGTTCAAACTTCAGCTGGCAGATCTATGACTCATCTTGCACCAACGCTGCAATTTCAGCATCAACAGCCAGCAGCAGCGCTTAGAACTGAGTCGCCTGCTGCTGGGCACCCTATTGGGCAGGGTTCTTTAGATCTTGAAAAAAATACTTCAAAATCAGGGAAGTCAGAAAATGCAACTAATGCTGTCAGTGAAAATAAGAATAGCGGTGCTGAGTCAGCTGTCATGAGACCTACAAAGTTGCAATCGGGTGATGAAAACATGAACAGCGAACAGAATGGTTTTGTTAGTGTTAGAAATGCAGTGCAAACTGGCACTGTATCACATGGTTTAGATGGTTCAGTTAGGAGGGATGGGAATACTCACCAGACAGGTAATTCACATGGTCCAGTTGTGCAGGGAGTCAAAGACCATAAGGCTTCAGATGCATCTACTAATCATGAGAAAGGACAGTCATTTCAGCAGGCATCACTGCAAAATGCAGGGGCACTGGGCTCTTTTGTGCCCCCAGGTGTGGTATCACGACATCCATCTGGACCAGATAAAATGCTTCCTCAGCATATGATGAATCCTGGCCATAAGCATGGTTTCTCTGAAAATATCCGTCCTCCGTTGCAACAACCATATGGTTTGTTTCATTCTGGAACGATACCAAGGCCATTTGGAGAGAACCAGGTTCAGATGCCAATGTCACAGCCTGGGGGTATCAGACCCAGTGATGGTATGATTCGACCTCGTGTGGTTGGCGCATTACCTGGACATCATGGTGCAGTGTTGCCTCCATTTGATCTTGAACGTTTGGGCCAGCCACATCCTCTTG GAATGCTGAACAGCAATGACTTTGGTGGTGAGGGGTTCAACACTTCAGGGGGTGCAGCATATCCTGGAAGACATGACAATATCAAAGACGACCGGAAACATTTTCCAGTACCAGCCCTTCTGGATGGTCAGGGCTTGCAAAGGGACCCTAGACATTTTGAGAGAGCTTTAGGTAGACCTGATGGTTTCCTTGATTCAGTACCTGGAAGACCTCCATTTCCAAACCATAGAAGTGCAGGTTTGCATGAGGATTTTCCAAGAAAGCAAAGTGCAACTGCCAGTCACACCGACTTCCTGTCACACGGAGCAGAATTTGATCATCATAGGGCTATTGGAATGCCTAATTTCAGAAACCCAG GCCCATTTGCTCAAGGGACAAGTGGCGGTCCTGGTGGTCCCCCTAAAACCCAGCTCGGCTCTGGTAACCTTCCTGGGAATTTACAACATTCTTTTGAGGGTCCAGACTTCCCTCAAGCTCCTTTCAACCTTG GTGACATGCATCCAGGTGACCCTCAGCTTGTCGCTGACTATTCTCAGCATGGATTTCCTAAAACTGCAGCACACTTTGGTTTG GGTGGATTCTTGAGAAATGGGAATTCTGATTGGTGCCGAATATGCATGTTTAACTGTGGGAGCGCAGAGAATCTGGATATGCATGTACAAACAAGGGAACATCAGCAATGTGCAATGGACATTGTCCTGAAAATGAAGCAAGATGTTGCAAAGAGGCCAAAACT GAATTATGGAGGCCCCAAGTCATTCAACAACAAAAAGGTTTCTGGGAAGGGCCATTTTCGTGGGAATAGGCGTTAG